Below is a window of Haloterrigena alkaliphila DNA.
GCGGCGACTCGGGGAGTGACGGACGAAACAGGAGCACGCCGAACGCCATCCCGTGACGATGATCGTCGCGACGGCCGTTCGCCGCTGGTCAGAACTGCCGCGTGTACCACGCCTTCGAGACGAACAAGGTGGCAGCCCCGAGCACGAAGGCCGTCATCACGATCAGGTGTGCATCGATCGGGAGCGCGTAGTCCACACCGCCGGTATCGCCCTCCCCGATCCCGGCTATCGAGAAGACGAACAGGAACCAGAACACCGCCCAGAAGGCGACGTAGCCGGCGCGATAGTTGATAGCCACGTACCGCTCGTCGGTCTCGAGGCCGTCCTTCGCGTGTTGAGACCAGCCGAGCGCCGACGCCCCGGCGACGCCGCTTCCCAGCGCGAGCGCCACGTTCGGTTCGTCGGGAACTCCCGGTCCACCGAGCGTCGCGACGATCGCGACGACGAGTCCGACCAGCCCGATCGCACCGACCGCGTATCGCTTCCAGTTGGCCATTATATATAAATCGAGAACGACAAACTGTAATAAGTGTTCTTCTCGGAAGCGTGGATAAAAGTCGGAAACGACGTCTTCGGCGCGGTACGCGGAAGCGGATACCTCACTCCTGCTTTGCGCCGGGGTTCGTCACGGCACCGTTGGCCGCCGAACCGAACGCCCGGCCGTACTTCGCCAGCACGCCGGTCGTGTAGTTGGGCTCGGGTTCGTCGCGTTCCTCGAGTCGCCGCTCGATCTCCTCGTCGGAGAGGTCAACGGAGAGTTCGAGCTCGTCGATGTCGATGGTGATCGTGTCGCCGTCCTCGAGGGCGGCGATCGGACCGCCGGCAGCGGCCTCCGGCGCGACGTGGCCGATGGAGAACCCGCGGGTGGCCCCCGAGAACCGACCGTCGGTGAACAGCGCGACGTCCTCGGCGTGGCCTTGTCCCGCCACGGCGCTCGTGACGCCGAGCATCTCGCGCATGCCGGGGCCGCCGCGGGGACCCTCGTTGCGGATGCCGATGACGTCGCCGGAGTCGACGCGGCCCTCCTGGACGTACGCCATCGCGTTCTCCTCCTGCTCGAAGATGCGAACCGGCCCCTCGTGGTGGAGGTGGTCCTCGCCGGTCATCTTGATGACGGCGCCGTCGGGCGCGAGGTTGCCGGTGAGGATGCGGATGGCGCCCCGCTCGTGGATCGGATCGTCGACGGTGTAGAGAAAGTCGGCGTCGAGGTCCGAAATTCGGGGCGGATCGACGCGCTCGACGGCCTCGGCGATGGTCTCGCCGGTGACCGTCAGCGCGTCGCCGTGGAGCAGGTCGGCCTCGAGCAGTTCGCGGAGGACGACCGGAACGCCGCCGACCTCGTGGAGGTCGTTCATCACGCGCGCGCCGCTGGGCTGGAGTTTGGCGATCTTCGGCGTGCGGGCGCTGATCTCGTTGAAGTCCTCGATGTCGAGGTCGATGCCGGCCTCGGCGGCCATCGCCAGCAGGTGGAGCACGGCGTTGGTCGAGCCCCCGATCGCCACCTGCAGTGCGATGGCGTTCTCGAAGGACTCCCTCGAGAGGAAGTCGGAGGGCCTGCGGCGTTCCCGGACGACCTCGACGGCCAGTTCGCCGCTCTCGCGGGCGACCTCGTAGCGCTCTTCGTCCTCGGCGGGCGGGGAGGAGGAGCCGAGCGGCGCGAAGCCGATGGTCTCGGAGATGGAGGCCATCGTGTTCGCGGTGAACATCCCGCCACAGGAGCCGGCGCCGGGGCAGGCGTTGCGCTCCATCTCGTCGAGTTCGTCCTCGGACATCTCGCCGTCGGCGACGGCGCCGACCCCCTCGAAGAGGTTCTGGACGGTGATCTCCCGGCCCTCGTGCTCGCCGGGCATGATCGATCCGCCGTAGAGGAAGACGCTGGGCAGGTCCGTCCGGATGGCGGCCATCATCATCCCGGGCATGTTCTTGTCGCAGCCGCCGATGGTGACGAGGCCGTCCATGCGCTCGCCGAAGGCGACCAGTTCGACGGAGTCGGCGATCACTTCCCGCGAGATGAGGGAGGCCTTCATTCCCTCGGTCCCCATCGAGATGGCGTCGGAGATGGTGATGGTGCCGAACTCGATGGGCATGCCGTCGGCCTCGTCGACGGCGTCGTAGGCCGACTGGGCCACGTCATCCAGGTGCACGTTACAGGGCGTGATGTCCGCGGCCGGGTTCGCGACGCCGATCATCGGCGAGTCGAAGTCCTCGTCGTCGTACCCCATCGCGCGGAACATCGCACGGTGGGGCGCGCGCTCGACCCCCTCCGTGACCTCGTTGCTCGGCAGGTCGTCGGGTTTCCCCTCCGCGGGCGACCGCTGTTCGGGCTGTTGGCTCATACCCTGTGAGTTGCAACCTCGGCGCTTAAAGTCCTCGGATACCGTCATCGCGCCCCATAAGGGCGGTCGGGAACGGGTTCGGCCGGCGGCTGTTCGGTCGGTATCGACCCGGTCGGTTCGGTCGATGTCGATTCGGTCGGTTCCCGGCGGTAGACGAGCGCGGAGCGCGATTCACGCGTTCGAGTATAACCGGAGGCAAACGCCGGCGGTCGTTGCCCTGCACACGCTCGTGCCCTTCGATTTCCTGCACGAGTCTTTCCCGCCCGTGTCACAGAGTGACTGATAGAGGATCGAATGTATAAGTACTGTCTCGAGTGCGAGTGGCAGGCCAGCACCGACAGCGGGTACTCCGAGTCGGAGGTGTCGAAGGAGGCGATCGAACACTTCGTCGAGACGGGTCACACGGTCGATTCGCTCCGGCTTCCGCCGCCGGTGATCATCGAAAACTGAACGACGGTGCATCGAGCGAGCGGATGTGGGTGCAGCCGATCGTAGCACCGGTCGAGTCCCGTTATTCGCCACCGGGGAACGGGTCGAGCGCCGACAGCGAGAGTTCCCGGTCGATCGCGAACGATTCCGACTCGAGGTCGGCCTCGATCTCGACGACCTTCTCGGCGCCGATCACGTCCACCAGAATCCGCCCGTCGTCGGGCGTGAAACTGGCGAAGTGGGAGTTCGCCCCGGTCTCGAGTTCGTCGACGACCGCGCGATCGTCGACGCGGAGAATTCGCGTCGCGGCGCCGCTGGTGCTCGGAATCGCGGCGTACCGATACTGGGAGTCGAACGCGACCGCGTGGGGGGTCTCCGCGCCGGCGTCGCCGAGATCGACCGCGTCCCCGATCTCGAGGCTAGCACCGCCGTCCGTCGGTTCGAGAACGTACAGCGTGGCGGTCCCCTGGTCGACGGCCCACACCTCGAACTCGTCGTCGCGCCCGCCGGGGACCATCCCGATCCCGTGGAAGTCACTCTGTGGCGTCTCGGGATCGGGCTGGACCGTCCCGACGTACTCGCGCGCGTGGACGTCGACGACGTTGAGTCCGGGTTCCTCGCTCCGGATGGCGCGGGGCCCCGACTGGGGCATCGCGCCGCGTGTCGTCGTGTAGGCGTACCGGCCGTCGGGCGACATCGTGATCACGTCCGGCGACTCGCCGATGTAGTCGACCTCCGCGACGGCCTCGTCGGTCTCGGGATCGATCACGAGCGCGTCGCCAGTGTCGCGGTTGATCAGCCACAGTTCTTCGCCGTCGGGCGTGAACGCGCCGCCGTGGGTCTCGTGCCCGTTGCTCTCCCGGTGCTCGAGGAGTTCGTGGCGCTCCGTGTCGAACGCCCACCACTCGCCGGCCGGCGCCGTCTCCTCGGTATCGGCGGCGCCACCGGTGAGGTAGAGTTTGGGCGCGCTCGGGTGGGCGATGGTCGCGTAGTTCGCGGGGACGTCCGGGAACGTCGCCTCGAGTTCGAGCGTCTCGATATCGAAGACGAAGGCGCCGCCCTCGCCGTAGGCGGGGCCGAGCGTGGCGTAGGCGTACCGTCCGTCCTGCGTATACTCGTGGTAGATGGGGCTCGCGCCGTCGAAGATCGGGTCGGCGTTCCCGTCGCCGTTTCCATCGGCGTTCCCGTCCGGTTCGCTCGATTCGTCGCCCTCGAAACAGCCCGCGAGTGCGACACCGCCGACGGCGCATCCGGTCTGCAGGAATCGCCGACGCGTCGGTCGCGCGTTCATGTCCGATATCTGATATCGAGTGGATAAAACACCTTCGTTCCGGGAACGAGTGGGTGATCGATTCGCGAGCCGACGGTCCCTCGATCCGCACGCCGTCGCCGGATGAGTCAGATACTTGCGGATCCACGCCCTCCACGGAGACGATGCGTACTCGCGGCCCGCGGAACGCTCGAGAGGTCGCGACCGCGGTCGGGTACGCGGCCGTCCTGCTGGTGGTCGCGTCGCTGGCGATTGCGGGTGCCGCCGGGACGGCCGCCGCCGGCGACAGCGCGACGATCCTCGAGGTCGATCCGGAGACCGCCGAAGCGCCGCCCGGCGAGACGATCCACGTCGCGGTCGTGATGACCAGCGACGGCGGCTACGGCGGGATCGGTCTCGAGCGGATCGCGTTCGGTCTCGAGTACGATAGCGACGTGCTGACCGTCGAAGAGGTTCACCACGGTCCGTGGCTCGAGCAGGGCAACGAGACGACCGTGGTCACCGACCACGCCGTCGACGACGAGGCCGGCACGGCTCGCATCGAGCAGTATCGCGACCCCGCGGCGGGCGGCGCGACCGGGCAGGATCGCGTCGCGACGGTCACGTTCCGCGTCGCCGAGGACGCGGACGGGACCACCGCGCCCCTGAACGTCACGGCGGTCGACGCCGGACTGGCCAACGACTGGCCGGTACAGTCGTTCACGCACAACGGAAGCGTGGTCGTCGAGGCGGGCACCGGCGTCGTCGACGCGTCGGCGCCGGAACCGGCCGGCGAGAACGGGGAGACGAACGACGGGGATAGCGTCGACATCGGCGATGCGGTTCCGGGATTCGTCGCCGGCACCGCGCTCGCAACGCTCGTCGGCGTCTGTCTCGCGAGCGTCGCGCGGCGGCCCTGAAATCGGCAGCGCCGTCACGGGGCCGAATCGAGGACCCGTCGTCGCCGTCAGCCGCGTCGCTCGAGGATCCGATCGATGATCAGCCGCGTCGAGAGGATCTCCGCCTCGGCGCTCGGTCCGCGGGAGCTCGCGCGTTCGACGGTACAGTCGATCCCGCGCCGCTCGAGTTCGGCCTCGATGGCGTCGTCGTCGTGGTGCTGGTCGTGGCCCAGCGCGATCACGTCCGGGTCGATCTCCTCGATGGGGACGAAGATGTCCTCCTCGTGGCCCAGAATGGCCTCGTCGACGGCCTCGAGGGCGCCGACGACGTCGCGGCGCTGGGTCGCGGGACAGATCGGCTTCTCCTTGTGGTCGACGTTGGCCTTGCGGGCGACGATGACGATCAGTTCGTCGCCCATCGCCGCGCTCTCCTCGAGATAGTGGACGTGCCCGGGGTGAAGGATGTCGAACGTCCCCTGGGCGATGACCGTTCGGGTCACGCGTTCCCTCCAGCGGTGGTGGCAGTGGTCGCGGCCGTCGTGGCTGGTATTGCGGCTGTCGAGGCCGCCACGGCCGCGGCCGAACGCGCGTCGGCG
It encodes the following:
- the ilvD gene encoding dihydroxy-acid dehydratase, whose product is MSQQPEQRSPAEGKPDDLPSNEVTEGVERAPHRAMFRAMGYDDEDFDSPMIGVANPAADITPCNVHLDDVAQSAYDAVDEADGMPIEFGTITISDAISMGTEGMKASLISREVIADSVELVAFGERMDGLVTIGGCDKNMPGMMMAAIRTDLPSVFLYGGSIMPGEHEGREITVQNLFEGVGAVADGEMSEDELDEMERNACPGAGSCGGMFTANTMASISETIGFAPLGSSSPPAEDEERYEVARESGELAVEVVRERRRPSDFLSRESFENAIALQVAIGGSTNAVLHLLAMAAEAGIDLDIEDFNEISARTPKIAKLQPSGARVMNDLHEVGGVPVVLRELLEADLLHGDALTVTGETIAEAVERVDPPRISDLDADFLYTVDDPIHERGAIRILTGNLAPDGAVIKMTGEDHLHHEGPVRIFEQEENAMAYVQEGRVDSGDVIGIRNEGPRGGPGMREMLGVTSAVAGQGHAEDVALFTDGRFSGATRGFSIGHVAPEAAAGGPIAALEDGDTITIDIDELELSVDLSDEEIERRLEERDEPEPNYTTGVLAKYGRAFGSAANGAVTNPGAKQE
- a CDS encoding adenylyltransferase/cytidyltransferase family protein — its product is MTRTVIAQGTFDILHPGHVHYLEESAAMGDELIVIVARKANVDHKEKPICPATQRRDVVGALEAVDEAILGHEEDIFVPIEEIDPDVIALGHDQHHDDDAIEAELERRGIDCTVERASSRGPSAEAEILSTRLIIDRILERRG
- a CDS encoding cohesin domain-containing protein; translated protein: MRTRGPRNAREVATAVGYAAVLLVVASLAIAGAAGTAAAGDSATILEVDPETAEAPPGETIHVAVVMTSDGGYGGIGLERIAFGLEYDSDVLTVEEVHHGPWLEQGNETTVVTDHAVDDEAGTARIEQYRDPAAGGATGQDRVATVTFRVAEDADGTTAPLNVTAVDAGLANDWPVQSFTHNGSVVVEAGTGVVDASAPEPAGENGETNDGDSVDIGDAVPGFVAGTALATLVGVCLASVARRP
- a CDS encoding YncE family protein, whose protein sequence is MNARPTRRRFLQTGCAVGGVALAGCFEGDESSEPDGNADGNGDGNADPIFDGASPIYHEYTQDGRYAYATLGPAYGEGGAFVFDIETLELEATFPDVPANYATIAHPSAPKLYLTGGAADTEETAPAGEWWAFDTERHELLEHRESNGHETHGGAFTPDGEELWLINRDTGDALVIDPETDEAVAEVDYIGESPDVITMSPDGRYAYTTTRGAMPQSGPRAIRSEEPGLNVVDVHAREYVGTVQPDPETPQSDFHGIGMVPGGRDDEFEVWAVDQGTATLYVLEPTDGGASLEIGDAVDLGDAGAETPHAVAFDSQYRYAAIPSTSGAATRILRVDDRAVVDELETGANSHFASFTPDDGRILVDVIGAEKVVEIEADLESESFAIDRELSLSALDPFPGGE